A part of Rhopalosiphum maidis isolate BTI-1 chromosome 3, ASM367621v3, whole genome shotgun sequence genomic DNA contains:
- the LOC113556554 gene encoding 5-oxoprolinase-like — MGGKFKFSIDRGGTFTDIYAKCPNGKVHVMKLLSVDPINYSDAPREGIRRILETETGKSMPQSEPIDSSYIEWIRMGTTVATNALLERKGERMALLITRGFKDLLHIGNQARPKIFDLEIVTPDVLYEEVMEIDCRVINLNCEKCDQPTPIWKDKPIVRGVTGEDILILKQIDETSLKNDLILLRSKGINSIAVALMHSYTYNEHERTVGRIAKEVGFEHVSLSHEVMPMVKIVPRGYTACADAYLTPHIKKYIEGFASGFKNNLKDVNILFMQSDGGLTPMNSFNGSRAILSGPAGGVVGYTATTPYKPVIGFDMGGTSTDVSRYDGTFEHVFESITAGVTIQAPQLDINTVAAGGGSRLFFRSGLFIVGPESAGAHPGPTCYRKGGPLTVTDANLVLGRLLPEYFPSIFGKTENMPLNKEASLKEFEALTNEVNNFVRLQSGSSNLMTLEEVAMGFIRVANESMCRPIRALTQARGYDTRQHTLACFGGAGGQHACAIARSLGIGRVVIHKYAGILSAYGMACADVVHEVQEPCALTYDIENFEYLNERIIMLSSKCIDELKKQGFSDNQLHTEPFLHLRYEGTDCALMCSASYDGTVNSSLVHGDFLNGFLTRYQKEFGFILSGRKIYVDDIRIRGIGKTLLNIDNEEVKTDEPPQIESVKQIYFENMGYIDCNIYLFSKLNIGHLINGPAVIMDKLSTILVEPKCKAIISKSGDIEIEVNCDELTKIGVELEPIQLSIFSHRFMSIAEQMGRILQRTSISTNIKERLDFSCALFGPDGGLVSNAPHIPVHLGAMQEAVQYQIKSIGNEIKEGDVILSNHPKAGGSHLPDLTVITPVFYPGQLKPVFYAASRGHHADIGGITPGSMPPHSKSLSEEGAQFKSFFLVRSGRFCEKEVTDALMAPALLPGSSGTRNLKDNLSDLKAQIAANQKGIYLVTELINSYGLDVVQAYMDHIQKNAEISVRDMLKNIGNANYSACGLKTLESVDYLDDGSTIKLSVQINVQNGEAIFDFSGTSYEVWGNCNAPKAITLSALIYCLRSMIGYDIPLNQGCLKPITAIIPSGTILDPSENAAVVGGNVLTSQRVVDVVLKAFGAAADSQGCMNNITFGQDDWGYYETVAGGAGAGPTWIGRSGVHTHMTNTRITDPEILEKRYPVFLTTFTLRENSGGTGKYHGGDGVVRELQFRSPVTLSILTERRSFAPNGIKGGENGKKGENLLKKHDGRKIRLGAKTAVNIDPGDTFLLLTPGGGGYGSSSDDNNTVTTVKKPICCSTLERGSGYNYRMLQESV; from the exons ATGGgaggtaaatttaaattttcaattgatcGAGGTGGTACTTTTACAGACATTTATGCTAAATGTCCAAATGGAAAAGTTCATGTTATGAAACTTTTATCAGTTGATCCAATCAATTATTCAGATGCCCCGCGTGAAGGCATAAGGAGAATATTAGaaaca gaAACTGGAAAAAGTATGCCACAAAGTGAGCCAATTGATAGTAGTTATATAGAATGGATACGGATGGGTACAACTGTTGCAACAAATGCTCTTCTAGAACGAAAAGGTGAACGTATGGCTTTGTTGATAACTCGTGGTTTCAAAGACTTATTACATATTGGCAATCAAGCTCgtccaaaaatatttgattta gaaaTTGTAACACCAGATGTATTATATGAAGAAGTTATGGAAATAGATTGcagagtaattaatttaaattgtgaaaAATGTGATCAACCAACTCCAATTTGGAAAGATAAGCCAATTGTCCGAGGTGTCACTGGTGAagatatactaattttaaaacaaatagatGAAACTTCACTAAAAAatgacttaattttattaagatcTAAAGGAATTAATAGTATTGCTGTTGCTCTAATGCATTCTTACac TTATAATGAACATGAGCGTACTGTTGGTAGAATAGCTAAAGAAGTTGGTTTTGAACATGTATCTTTATCCCATGAAGTAATGCCTATGGTAAAAATTGTACCACGAGGGTATACAGCTTGTGCAGATGCTTATTTGACtccacatataaaaaaatatattgaa gGATTTGCTTcaggatttaaaaataacttaaaagatgttaatatattatttatgcaaagTGATGGTGGACTAACGCCAATGAacag TTTCAATGGTTCAAGAGCTATTTTATCTGGTCCAGCGGGTGGTGTGGTTGGATACACAGCAACTACTCCTTATAAGCCTGTTATAGGCTTTGACATGGGTGGTACATCAACTGATGTTAGTCGCTATGATGGAACATTTGAGCATGTTTTTGAATCAATAACTGCTGGTGTTACAATTCAAGCTCctcaa cTAGATATAAATACTGTTGCAGCTGGTGGCGGTAgcagattattttttagatcaggattatttattgttggacCCGAAAGTGCTGGGGCTCATCCAGGACCAACATGTTATAGAAAAGGAGGTCCATTAACTGTTACTGATGCTAATCTAGTTCTTGGTAGACTATTACCTGAATACTTTCCTTCAATATTTGGTAAAACTGAAAACATGCCATTAAATAAAGAAGCATCCTTAAAAGAATTTGAAGCCTTGACTaatgaa GTTAACAACTTTGTAAGACTTCAATCTGGAAGTTCAAATCTAATGACCCTTGAAGAAGTTGCAATGGGATTCATAAGAGTTGCAAATGAATCAATGTGTCGTCCAATTAGAGCTCTAACTCAg GCAAGAGGATATGATACTAGACAGCATACACTAGCTTGTTTTGGAGGAGCTGGTGGACAGCATGCTTGTGCTATTGCACGTTCCTTAGGAATTGGTCGTGttgttattcataaatatgctGGCATTCTGTCTGCCTATGGTATGGCATGTGCTGATGTTGTTCATGAGGTTCAAGAGCCTTGTGCATTAACATATGACATTG aaaattttgaatatttaaacgaaCGAATCATTATGTTGAgttcaaaatgtattgatgAACTTAAAAAACAAGGATTCTCAGATAATCAACTACACACTGAACCATTTTTACATCTAAGATATGAAGGTACAGATTGTGCTCTTATGTGTTCAGCCAGTTATGATGGCACAGTTAATTCCAGCTTAGTTCATGgagattttttaaatggatttCTTACAAG ATACCAAAAAGAATTTGGATTCATACTATCTGGgcgtaaaatatatgttgatGATATACGTATAAGAGGCATtggtaaaacattattaaatattgacaatGAAGAAGTTAAAACTGATGAACCTCCACAAATTGAATCA gtcaaacaaatatattttgaaaacatggGTTATAtcgattgtaatatttatctatttagcaAGCTAAATATAGGGCATTTAATAAATGGCCCAGCAGTGATAATGGACAAATTGAGTACAATATTAGTCGAGCCTAAGTGCAAAGCCATAATAAGTAAATCTGGCGATATTG aaattgaagTTAATTGTGATGAGCTTACTAAAATTGGGGTTGAACTTGAACCAAttcaattaagtattttttctcATAGATTCATGAGTATTGCTGAACAAATGGgaag aatacttCAGAGAACGTCAATATCTACTAACATAAAAGAGCGTTTAGATTTTTCATGTGCATTATTTGGCCCAGATGGTGGATTAGTATCAAATGCACCTCACATTCCTGTACATCTAGGTGCTATGCAAGAAGCTGTTCAATATCAA attaaatcAATTGGCAATGAGATCAAAGAAGGTGATGTAATTCTCAGCAATCATCCAAAAGCAGGTGGCTCTCATTTGCCTGATTTGACTGTCATAACACCTGTATTTTATCC tggACAATTAAAACCTGTCTTTTATGCTGCAAGTCGGGGACACCATGCAGATATTGGGGGTATAACACCAGGATCAATGCCACCACATTCTAAATCATTGTCAGAAGAAGGAGCCCAGTTTAAAAGTTTCTTCTTAGTTCGCAGTGGACGTTTCTGTGAGAAAGAAGTTACCGATGCTCTTATGGCTCCTGCATTATTACCTGGATCTTCTGGCACTAGAAACCTCAAGGATAATTTATCAGATTTGAAAGCACAAATTGCAGCGAATCAAAaa GGTATTTACTTGGTGACTGAACTCATAAATTCTTATGGATTAGATGTTGTTCAAGCATACATGGaccatatacaaaaaaatgcaGAAATTTCAGTTAGAGACATGTTGAAAAACATTGGTAATGCTAATTATTCAGCTTGTGGATTGAAAACATTGGAATCAGTTGATTATTTAGATGACGGATCCACTATAAAACTTTCAgttcaaataaatgtacaaaatggAGAagctatatttgattttag tggaACTAGTTATGAAGTTTGGGGAAATTGTAATGCCCCAAAAGCTATTACATTGTCAGCATTAATATATTGCTTAAGAAGTATGATTGGTTACGATATACCATTAAatcaa GGTTGCCTGAAACCCATCACAGCAATTATTCCTTCTGGAACTATACTTGATCCATCAGAGAATGCTGCTGTGGTTGGTGGTAATGTATTAACTTCGCAACGTGTTGTCGATGTTGTGTTAAAAGCATTTGGTGCTGCTGCAGATAGTCAAGGTTGCATGAATAACATAACATTTGGTCAAGATGATTGGGGTTACTATGAAACTGTTGCTGGTGGTGCAGGAGCT ggtCCTACGTGGATTGGTCGTAGTGGAGTTCACACTCACATGACAAATACTCGTATAACAGATCctgaaatattagaaaaacgtTATCCTGTGTTTTTAACTACATTTACATTACGTGAAAACTCTGGGGGAACCGGAAAATATCATGGTGGCGATGGAGTTGTGAGAGAATTACAATTTAGATCTCCCGTAACTTTGTCAATACTAACAGAAAGGCGATCTTTTGCTCCTAATGGAATCaaag GAGGTGAAAATGGGAAAAAAGGcgaaaatctattaaaaaaacacgatGGCAGAAAAATTAGACTAGGTGCTAAAACTGCAGTCAACATTGATCCCGGT gacacatttttgttattgacTCCTGGTGGTGGTGGATATGGATCGTCATCTGATGATAACAACACTGTAACAACTGTAAAGAAGCCTATTTGTTGCTCAACTTTAGAACGAGGATCTGGGTATAACTACCGTATGCTGCAAGAATCTGTTTAA
- the LOC113558698 gene encoding uncharacterized protein LOC113558698 encodes MDNKAVYQPMVTDEPQNEVQNFNIHPLSSDHMNISVAFKEIVSKDPPRYTKFLEAVNKTFEEISDCVGPEEFKNIMGDISFLKSKRNVTNLLTTLKSQISNLMSKHFEQIIEEENLSELFSKKNSLNEEEAKKYYIDNSSMEIIELEESLHQLDLQIMGLEETNEVLFNQGKFNKQRFDQLSERITMLIDDCQTKYTDCVQQTDLIRKDFTNILKDP; translated from the exons ATGGATAATAAAGCTGTATACCAACCAATGGTCACCGACGAACCACAAAATGAAGTACAAAACTTCAACATTCATCCATTGTCATCTGATCATATGAATATAAGTGTAGCGTTTAAGGAAATAGTGTCCAAGGATCCACCCAGGTATACAAAATTTCTCGAAGCTGTCAACAAGACATTTGAAGAAATTAGTGATTGTGTTgg tccagaagagtttaaaaacataatgggcgatatatcatttttaaaaagtaaaaggaATGTGACAAATTTATTGActacattaaaatctcaaatcagTAACCTGATGAGCAAGcattttgaacaaattattGAGGAAGAAAATCTATCTGAattgtttagtaaaaaaaattcattaaatgagGAAGAagcaaa aaaatattatatagataatagttCTATGGAAATAATAGAATTAGAAGAGTCTTTGCATCAACTTGATTTACAAATTATGGGTTTGGAAGAAACTAATGAAGTATTGTTCAATCAAGGAAAGTTTAATAAACAACGGTTCGATCAACTATCAGAAAGGATAACAATGTTAATAGACGATTGTCAGACTAAATATACTGACTGTGTGCAACAAACGGACCTAATAAGAAAAGATTTCACCAACATATTGAAAGATCCTTGa